In the genome of Primulina tabacum isolate GXHZ01 chromosome 13, ASM2559414v2, whole genome shotgun sequence, the window aaaaatctcaaactctcaaaatttaccaaactacacactttataatatttttctctctactcaattgtgattttcttcacaaatgagatatctatttataggaaatctttacaaataatccaaaaataaaatacatcattacctatatcatcacacactaattttcaatatttacaactcttattttcaacattcaaatattcaacattcaaatattcaatacacacattttaaatatatttttcaacaaacaTGACTTTTTCTATCCTATATTTTGTGTGTAAGACTTAGGATAGTCCATTGGATTTGGTGAATCTCACCAAAATAGATGAGTACATCACAATCTAAACAAAAACTTATGTAAGACGATTTCATGGGTCGTATTTCGTGAGACATATCTctatttgggtcatacatgaaaaatgattactttttatgctaaaagtattactttttattgtgaatattgatagggttgacccgtctcacagacaaaaattcgtgagaccgtctcacaagagacctactccacaATCTAATGGTCGACAATACACTATCtgaactttttaaaattttagttttgagaaacttaaatttttttattatttaaaataatgcattgtaaattaattttcatgctagaataaaaataatataaatggaATTCTCTATTCCTCTACATCAAGGTGCACCTAacatgcacacacacatatCGGGGAATTTAATTTAGTGCATGATAGTTCAAAGATTTAACATCCAAATTAAAGCAAAGAGAATGTGTACAGAAGGTTCCCGATATTGCAATAAAGTTAGAGCAATAATAAGAGTGATGtcccatgaaaaatatttttacaactTGTTATTCATTctgtttgttttttaaaaaaaacagaaaCAAAACACTTGAAACTTCATGATTTGTAGAACCATTGATAAACGAAAGAACTTGGTGCATTTGAATTAGGAATTCGAAAAATggtatattaaaattttaaatatgagtTTGAAATACCAGTGACTGTGCTTAATAGGCTTTGAATGTGAATATTACaaatgaaatgaagaaaaaaGCATTAATTAGTGAAGGGCAAGAGGCAGGCAATTCTTGATTGGGGAAACATAGTGTCCCAAAGTGAGTCCAAACACAGCTATATCCTTATCATCTACACCTTTAATTTCATCTTTTTCTACACAGAGGTATTGATTAAAAAATCAAGCATAAATCCCACCATTTTTAACACAAACTCGGATTTTGGTCGGTGAAGTGAGAGAGTGATTGCCATTTTTGTTCTTAATGTAGCTGCCAATTGTGTGGTAAAATGATACGTGTTATTTGGTGTGCATTCCGTATAGAAGGCACATACAAGAACAcgaaatattttggtatttcgTACTTAtaagaaaacataaaatatcgaAGAATTGCTGTCACTGGGTTCTTGCCAAAATAcgagaaagaagaaaaaaaataaaagtgcaAAAAATAGTGTGAGAGAAGACGAACACGAAAGAAAACGATGAGATATTATAACAATAATACCAAGTTATTTTCATAGTAAATGAAGTTCCTGAGAAAAGCAAAACAATTGAGCGGTTTCAACAACTTAGTGCAGAGACTGCTAATCTTTTTTATGGCAGATGATAGTAATGCAATGCAACAAATTTAATGGCAAAGACCAAAAAAAGAAGTCTGGGTTTCCTAACTCTTGCACTACTATTTATTACTGTCAGCTGATGATGGTGAAATTCAGACCTGGTTAAGTAATATTAGAGAGTGACACTTCGACCAAGCAATTAATTAATTGGGAAATTAAACAATCCATTATTGAATCCTACAAACTTGCCGTCGTATAGACTGAAACTCGATACTTCACTTGCCCATCTCCACCAGAGAAGTACACAACAGAAAGCCTCGAATAAGAAAATGTAATTTTATGtatgaatttttttgaaaaaaaaaattataatatactCCAAGCATATCCTAACGAAGTTGAGAAAATATTCCCACTTGCAACGTAAGAATGGACAAAAAAGTGGCTGAAAAATAGTTTAGACTCAAAGGGATGGCCATTTGCCAGTCCACAAATCCATTTTCCTACATTAACCTGACAGAGTCCACATGCCCCTATGTAGAGAGATGTCCACCCTTCAGAGTCTAGACAAAACCCGTTACCTTGTCCACTTGATAATCCAAGAAAATGACCGATCTAACTCAACCCCGCATTTTCACATCGCCAAACTGACCCACATCCGCACTTGAAATgctgataaaaataaataataaataaataaactactTCAaactatacatatatatagcatCACCTCCATGAACGTTAGCCTCTGTAATCCAGCGGGCTCTTATTTGACTGATTTTTCCAGAGAATTCCAAGAAACAGAAGCATCTTTTCTTGATCTTTCTATCACAGTTTTCAGCATAGGCAGTTGCTCTGATACATTGAAGGTGGGTGGATACAGTGTCTCCATTGGGATTCTGGGTCCATTTCCATTTCCTGTTTCTGCATTCTTGCTGTCATTCAACGGTGGAAACTCTATCACTCGAATATTGGGAATCCAATAAAGCTAAGATTTCGAACCAATTCCCATCAGTCATCACACAAATGATTTGCAAATTGCGCCTCATTTGTAAGTATTCAGTCTTTTGTATTCTATTATTTTGCTGAGAGTTCTTGCAGAGAGTAAAACCCAATAATTGGATAAGACTAACATCCACCCTGTGAGAAGAAAGATACTAACAGTTTCAATTAACTATGATTCGTGTATGAAACTCACCACCACATGACAAAATATCATACAATTTTTCTGAATTCTTGAATCAGGTCTCATTCTTGGAGTTAATGAAACTATACAGGCGAGTGCAGGAGTAAATTAGAAATACAAAGATCCTCTATTTTGGAACTAAAGTAAGAAACAAAGATGTCTTCCTTAATGGACGAGAATCGAGATTTTCGGAAGCAGATAGGATGCATGAATGGCATTTCTCAACTCTTTGATCGTCACCATTACCTTACAAGTTGGCGTATTAGCAGCCACAACAATAAAAAACTACTTTTAGGTACTTTAAGGTTTCAAATACTTTAACATGAAAGCTTTTAACTCTACGTGTTTCTGATAAACCCACTTCACTCTGTGTATTCTTTTAGGTACCCAATACCAGTTGAACTCCCAACATACAGCAAGAGCTGCTGTGGTGAGATTCTAAGCAAGTTTCCATTGCTTTtctcaggaaaaaatatatgaagAAATGGATTCCATTTTATGAGTTCTtaagaataaaataaattacatgAATGTAATTGTACCACTTACATTTGCAGGAAAAATTTCAGGATGTGCAGCAGTTGAAACATAGAGTTTCCATGGATTCATCCCAAACCTCTTATTTGTCTTCCTCGTGTTCATCTACATTGTCATCATTTGATTCTCATGGCACAGCAGGTCCTAAATCACTCGCACAAAGACAAACCTCCATTCATGAAGGCACGCTTGATCTTCGTGACGTAGTGAAAGGATCGATGTACAGAGAAGCCCTTTGCCTGCCTGTCAAAATCCAAACAAATGATAAAAGTAGAGGCAATGCCATGAAGCACATCGACTCTCCCTGGCCCATGCAGCAGTACAAATCCGGAAAGCCAGAAACCACGGCTTCTGAGGGATCGACACGGTTTCTTGCTACGTTCCAAGAAAGTACAAAGAACTCCAAGGATGCACGGCTGGCACTTCCTCGTTTCTCTTATGATGGGAGAGAATCTAGAGAGACATTTCAGTCGACTATGAAGAGCAAAGAACTCCCTAGATTATCGTTAGACAGTAAAGCAAGTTCTATGAAGTGTAAGCTCCACGAGTCAAGGTCGAATTTACTTAGCAGGGACTACCTGCAAATGGAAGGTGAGAGCTGCAACCAAGATCTCCCTTTGAAACAAGAACCAGGAAGTCAAAACCGATCATCTGGTGTTGTGGCAAAACTAATGGGCTTGGATGATTTCCCAGATACCATTTCATCTAAGAAAAGTAGGATTACAAAGGTTGAGTTATGCCCCAAAGAAACATTTCTTTCAAAATTATCCACAAAAACAGAGAAAAGCAAGCAAAATCCAGTTTTTTATTCCCCACGTGCTTCACAGAACAATCCTACATCTCCATCACCATGGTTAAACAGTGCCAGTTCTATCAGGAAACCGACTGAATATTCAAGGTTTCCAATGGAACCAGCTCCTTGGAGACAACAAAATCCCACTCAAGGTTCTCTAAAAAAGGCCCAACGAAGTAGGAAAGCACCAACAATTACTCAACATCTATCTTCTTCAGTTTATGGTGAAATTGAGAGGAAGGTGACAGAGCTTGAGTTTAAGAAGTCAGGGAAGGATATCAGAGCCCTTAAACAAATTCTTGAAGCAATGGAGAAAACAAGAGAGAGGTTAGAGAACCAGATAGGTGAGTCTGCTGAGGTTACATCACAAAGGAGATGCAATTTGGAAGAAAGTTTATCGGATCAGAATTCTAGTTTGTCAAAGTGGCAGAATTCAAACTACCACAAAGTCCCTAGCACCAGGGGTCCTGGAACTCCTAAGCCTTCAGTTTCTTATATTGTAATCAAGAAACCAACGGAAGTGGTTGATGAAAAAAAACCTTCAAGCTCCAATCAGCTTATTGAGATGGGAATACATCGGAAAAGAATCCAAACTCTGAACCTGAAACACGAGAGGGAGAATTCAGCTCACAGGCAAAAGGCGAAAGATTTTATGCCAAGGATTCATAATCTCAAATACACCAGCAAACATCTTCCTTCAATTGATAATAGGACCACTCGGAGAACTTTAGAGTTGGCAGGAACCTTAAAAGCACCTCA includes:
- the LOC142521668 gene encoding protein LONGIFOLIA 1-like; its protein translation is MSSLMDENRDFRKQIGCMNGISQLFDRHHYLTSWRISSHNNKKLLLGTQYQLNSQHTARAAVEKFQDVQQLKHRVSMDSSQTSYLSSSCSSTLSSFDSHGTAGPKSLAQRQTSIHEGTLDLRDVVKGSMYREALCLPVKIQTNDKSRGNAMKHIDSPWPMQQYKSGKPETTASEGSTRFLATFQESTKNSKDARLALPRFSYDGRESRETFQSTMKSKELPRLSLDSKASSMKCKLHESRSNLLSRDYLQMEGESCNQDLPLKQEPGSQNRSSGVVAKLMGLDDFPDTISSKKSRITKVELCPKETFLSKLSTKTEKSKQNPVFYSPRASQNNPTSPSPWLNSASSIRKPTEYSRFPMEPAPWRQQNPTQGSLKKAQRSRKAPTITQHLSSSVYGEIERKVTELEFKKSGKDIRALKQILEAMEKTRERLENQIGESAEVTSQRRCNLEESLSDQNSSLSKWQNSNYHKVPSTRGPGTPKPSVSYIVIKKPTEVVDEKKPSSSNQLIEMGIHRKRIQTLNLKHERENSAHRQKAKDFMPRIHNLKYTSKHLPSIDNRTTRRTLELAGTLKAPQLMKAENCSGRNIVALNARSRQNLPKREGNFNATVATSSNSVRFESHSKNKIVEKGPQNKNRSKKSKYLELSDEQLSDFSSETRFSSYQGDSASVKSESNNSIASHIETEVTRLAHSINPSASQHKNSVSTCIDNIPAAELAVTMQEQPSPVSVLDSTFYGEDLPSPVKKISMAFRDQSPSPDEANWHLENLNHFIDCPRSDHSHLVHETRLLKSESEEFAQNQNEKGYGCPNPNQRYIGKILHTSRLLKGANFIPMASQFLSSRHVINPDMFSVLEQMEETMPSTNKEFTEKNSQMLLNQKIERKIVFDMVNEILVQKVAPDKTFTVGRKRISQPVLVKEISQEMERLCRIPDNNFDEKDDGIKRILTRDMMNQSEDWAEYSGGIPALVLDTERQIFKDLVNEVVSVDHAVVHDRAKKHRKQLFTM